The following coding sequences are from one Streptomyces sp. V3I7 window:
- a CDS encoding transposase: protein MGGLRELAAPFVVPGPSGVAVRDRLKHLSAGDEEVLRLVGDHLGGLASRDLKARCAAGPDHDSDAWAERKRVLTGESSSRWAGSITKATHDQWALARRAQLAHMQGLEAGVRTIEHRLSLPLGQKGGKRTPGGYRSRREWFAKSRRLHALQDRLRAARADWRAGVVHVVRGGKRLLHTRHHLDAADLTEPRWRERWEAARRFLAADGESGKRYGNETIRVTPDGEVSLKLPAPLAHLANAPHGRYVLAARVAFAHRGEQWRDRVSANRAVAYRIHEDVDRSRWYLTASWTIPPVQTVPLGAARARGLIGVDTNADHLAAWRLDTHGNPVGRPLRFDYDLTGTAAHRDAQVRHALIRLLHWAKRHHLAIAVEDLDFTADKTREKHGRRKKFRHLISGLPVARLRARLVSMAAELGIPLIAVDPAYTSRWGAQHWQKPLTGKNRKPSRHDAASIAIGRRALGHPIRRRTAPPRTHQSDGYGHRTVQAGPGTPGREGPRPRIPGPRTRCVQPDAARTRATRTPKTVRDIRSDQAWVQDPLLLTE from the coding sequence GTGGGCGGGCTGCGGGAGCTGGCGGCGCCGTTCGTGGTGCCCGGCCCTTCCGGTGTTGCGGTCCGTGACCGGCTCAAGCACCTGAGCGCGGGGGACGAGGAGGTGCTGCGGCTGGTCGGTGACCATCTCGGTGGGCTTGCCTCCCGCGATCTGAAGGCCCGGTGTGCGGCCGGGCCGGACCACGACAGCGATGCGTGGGCGGAGCGCAAGCGTGTGCTTACCGGGGAGTCGTCGTCGCGGTGGGCGGGTTCGATCACGAAGGCCACGCACGATCAGTGGGCTCTGGCCCGGCGTGCCCAGCTCGCGCACATGCAGGGGCTGGAGGCGGGGGTGCGCACGATCGAGCACCGGCTGTCCCTGCCGCTCGGACAGAAGGGCGGCAAGCGGACGCCGGGCGGCTACCGTTCCCGGCGGGAGTGGTTCGCCAAGTCCCGCCGCCTGCACGCCCTCCAGGACCGGCTGCGGGCGGCGCGCGCCGACTGGCGGGCCGGTGTCGTGCACGTGGTGCGCGGCGGGAAACGGCTGCTGCACACCCGCCACCACCTCGATGCGGCAGACCTCACGGAGCCGCGGTGGCGAGAGCGGTGGGAGGCCGCGCGCCGGTTCCTGGCCGCGGACGGCGAGTCGGGGAAGCGGTACGGCAACGAGACCATCCGCGTCACCCCGGACGGTGAGGTGAGCCTGAAACTCCCCGCACCGCTCGCCCACCTGGCGAACGCCCCGCACGGCCGGTACGTGCTGGCCGCGCGGGTGGCGTTCGCGCACCGGGGCGAGCAGTGGCGCGACCGCGTGAGCGCGAACCGGGCCGTGGCCTACCGCATCCACGAGGACGTCGACCGCTCCCGCTGGTACCTCACCGCCTCCTGGACGATCCCGCCCGTTCAGACGGTTCCCCTCGGGGCCGCCCGTGCCAGGGGGCTGATCGGCGTGGACACCAACGCCGATCACCTCGCCGCCTGGCGCCTGGACACCCACGGCAACCCGGTCGGCCGGCCGCTCCGGTTCGACTATGACCTGACGGGCACCGCCGCCCACCGCGACGCCCAGGTCCGCCACGCCCTGATCCGGCTGCTGCACTGGGCCAAACGCCACCATCTCGCGATCGCGGTCGAGGACCTGGACTTCACCGCGGACAAGACCCGCGAGAAGCACGGCAGGCGCAAGAAGTTCCGCCACCTCATCTCCGGCCTGCCCGTGGCAAGGCTGCGCGCCCGGCTCGTCAGCATGGCGGCCGAACTCGGCATCCCCCTGATCGCCGTCGACCCCGCCTACACCTCCCGGTGGGGCGCCCAGCACTGGCAGAAACCCCTCACCGGCAAGAACAGGAAACCCAGCCGTCACGATGCCGCGAGCATCGCGATCGGCAGGCGCGCCCTGGGGCACCCGATCCGGCGACGGACGGCACCGCCCCGTACCCACCAGAGCGATGGGTACGGGCATCGGACCGTCCAGGCCGGTCCGGGCACCCCGGGGCGTGAGGGACCCCGCCCCCGCATTCCCGGACCACGCACACGATGCGTGCAGCCGGACGCGGCGAGAACGCGGGCGACCAGGACACCCAAAACCGTTCGGGATATCCGCAGTGACCAGGCATGGGTCCAAGACCCACTCCTGCTCACTGAATAG